Sequence from the Sanguibacter keddieii DSM 10542 genome:
GCACCCGCCAGCGTCCGGTGATGATCCACCGTGCGCTCTTCGGGTCGATCGAGCGGTTCTTCGCCGTGCTCACCGAGCACTACGCGGGCGCCTTCCCGGCCTGGCTCGCGCCCGTGCAGGTCCTCGCGGTCCCCGTCGCCGAGCCCTTCAACGACTACCTCGCCGACGTGGTCGCCCAGCTCCGCAAGGCCGGCGTCCGCGCCGACCTCGACGACAGCAGCGACCGGTTCGCCAAGAAGATCCGCACGGCCAGCACGCAGAAGATCCCCTTCGTGCTCATCGCCGGGGGAGAGGACGCCGAGGCCGGGGCCGTGTCGTTCCGCTACCGCGACGGCCGCCAGGAGAACGGTGTCCCGGTCGCCGAGGCGATCGAGCGCGTCCTCGCCGCAGTCCGGGACCGGGTCCAGGTGTGAGCGAGCAGGCATCCGACCACCCGGGTGAGCCCGACGGGCTCGAACGTCTCTGGACGCCGCACCGCATGGTGTACATCGGCGGGCAGGACAAGCCGGCCGACGCGTCCTCCGACGAGTGCCCGTTCTGCCGGGTGCCCTCGCTCTCCGACGAGGACGGCCTCGTCGTCGCCCGGGGCGAGCACGCCTACGTCGTGCTCAACCTCTACCCGTACAACTCCGGGCACCTCCTGGTGTGCCCGTACCGGCACGTCGCGGACTACACGGACCTCACGACCGACGAGGTCGTGGAGGTCGCCGAGCTGACCCGGACGGCCATGTCGGTCGTCCGGGCCGTCTCCGGTCCGCACGGCTTCAACCTGGGCATGAACCAGGGGGCCGTGGCCGGTGCCGGCATCGCGGCGCACCTGCACCAGCACGTGGTCCCGCGCTGGGCAGGCGACGCGAACTTCCTCCCGGTGGTGGGGCGGACCAAGGCGCTGCCGCAGCTGCTGTCCCAGACCCGCGACCTGTTCGCCGACGCCTGGCCCGCCACCCCGCACACGACCACGACCACACCGGAGGACGAGCCGTGCTGAGCCGCCTGAGGGGCCTCATGGGCCGCCTCTTCCACCCCCTCGCGAAGGCGCTGCTCGCCGCGAAGGTCTCACCCGACGCGGTGACCGTCTTCGGGACCGTCGGGGTGCTCGTCACCGCGCTCTGGGCCTTCCCGACCGACCACCTCGTCGCAGGAGCGGTGATCATCGGGCTCTTCGCCTTCCTAGACTCCCTCGACGGGACCATGGCCCGCCTGGCGGGGCGCTCGGGCAGCTGGGGCGCGTTCCTCGACTCGACGCTCGACCGGCTCGCCGACGCCGCGATCTTCTGCGGTCTCGCCGCGTACTTCCTGCTGCACCACGACGGCCCGACCCGCGTCTGGGGCGCCGCGGCAGCGATCGCCTGCCTCGTCGTCGGATCGATGGTCTCCTATGCCCGGGCACGAGCCGAAGGGCTCGGGATGACCGCGGACGTCGGGATCGCCGAGCGCGCCGAACGCCTCGTGGTGTCCCTCGTGGCCGCCGGCGTCGTCGGGCTCGGCCTGCCCGTCGTCGTGCTCGTCGTCGCCCTCGTGGTGCTCGCCCTCGCGAGCGTCGTCACCGTCGGCCAGCGGGTCGCGACGGTCCATCGCCAGGCGCTGGCCGCGACGGCCGCCGAGCCGTCCACGACGGTCGAGGGCTGAGGGGTGGCGCTCGACGCCGGACGGCTCTTCCACCTCGCGTGGCGGCACGCCGGAGCCGTCCCCGCACCCGTCCTGCGCGGCGTGACGGTGGTCGCAGCCGACGTCGTCTGGCTGATGCGCACCGGCGGCGTGCAGCAGCTCACGCGCAACCTCGCCCGGGCGCGGCCGACGGCGAGCCCGCGCGAGCTGCGCCGGCTGGCACGCGCGGGCATGCGCTCCTACATGCGCTACTACGGCGAGGCCTTCGTCATGCGCCACGCGACCCCCGAGCAGGTCGAGGCGCGCGTCCGGGTCGTCGGCTACGACGAGACCCGTGAGCTCGTGGCTGCAGGCGTCACCCCGGTGATCGCCCTGTCGCACCAGGGCAACTGGGACCTCGCCGGCGTGTACGCCAGCGTGCACATCGCCCCCGTCCTCACGGTGGCCGAGCGGCTCGAGCCACCCGAGCTCTACGAGGAGTTCAAGGCCTTCCGCGAGGACCTCGGCATGGAGATCCTCACGGCCGGCGACCCCGGCGTGTTCCGCTCGCTGCTCCGGGCCGCGCAGAAGCCCGGTCGGATCGTCTGCCTGCTGGCGGACCGCGACCTCTCGCACCGCGGCGTCGAGGTCGACTACCTCGGTGCTCGTGCGCGCGTCGCGGCCGGCCCTGCCGCCCTGGCGGTGTCCACGGGTGCGCCCCTCATGGCCGCCGGCATCTACTACGAGCGCCTGACCGGCGCCCGCCGTGCTGCCGCGGGGACGCCGTGGGGCATCGTCATCAGGTTCCACCCGTCGATCCCGGTGCCGGCAGAGGGCACCACCAAGGAGCGCGTCCAGGTGGTCACCCAGCGATGGGTCGACGACCTCGCCGGCGACATCCGTGCCCACCCGCAGGACTGGCACATGCTGCAGAAGGTCTTCGTCGAGGACCTCGACGCGGCACGCTACGCACGCACCGTGCAGAAGTCGGAGAGCTGATGCCCACGCGAAGCCTGAGGGTCGGGATCGTCTGCCCGTACTCCTTCGACGTCCCCGGGGGCGTCCAGTTCCACATCCGTGACCTCGCCGAGGCGCTCATGGCCCAGGGGCACACCGTCTCCGTGCTCGCGCCCGCCGACGAGGACACCCCCATCCCGGACTACATCACGTCGGCCGGCAAGGCGATCCCGGTCAAGTACAACGGGTCCGTCGCCCGGATGACCTTCGGGCCGCGCACCGCCGCCAAGGTGCGCCGCTGGCTCAAGGAGGGGCAGTTCGACGTCCTGCACCTCCACGAGCCGGTCACCCCGAGCCTGAGCATGCTCGCGCTGTGGATCGCCCGCGGGCCCATCGTGGCGACCATGCACACGGCGCTCATCCGGTCGCGCGCGCTGCAGGCCGCCTACCCCCTCGTGCGGCAGAGCCTCGAGAAGATCTCCGCGCGCATCGCGGTGTCCGAGGACGCCCGGCGCACGCTCGTCGAGCACATGGGCGGCGATGCCGTGGTGATCCCCAACGGGGTCTACGTCGACACCTTCGAGCAGGCCGAGGCCGACCCACGCTGGGTGGGCACCGCCGAGGCGCCGACCATCGCGTTCCTCGGGCGCCTCGACGAGCCGCGCAAGGGCCTGCCGGTCCTCACCCGTGCTGTCCCGGAGATCCTCCGCGCCGTCCCCGGTGCGCGGTTCCTGGTGGCCGGGCGCGGCGACGACGGCCGTGACGCCGCCCTCGCCGAGCTCGGCGAGCACGCCTCCTCGGTCGAGTTCCTCGGGTCGATCACCGACGAGGACAAGGCCGCGCTGCTGTCCTCGGTCGACCTCTACATCGCGCCGCAGACCGGGGGCGAGAGCTTCGGCATCGTGCTGGTCGAGGCCATGAGCGCCGGCGCCTGCGTGGTCGCGAGCGACCTCGGCGCCTTCGAGCGGGTCCTCGACGACGGGCGCGCCGGCTACGTGTTCCAGGTGGGTGACAGCGCCGACCTCGCACGCACCGTCCTGCAGGCCCTGTCCGACCCGGAGGAGCGTGCGCGACGCACGGCCCTGGCCTCGACGGCGGTGCGCCAGTACGACTGGTCGACGGTCACCAGCCAGGTGCTCACGGTCTACGAGATGGTCCTCGAGGCCTCGCGCGCCCTCGGCGGCGTCGAGGAGGACCCGACCTCCGTCACCGGCAGGCGACGTGGCGGCCGGACGGAGGTGGCCCGATGACCTGGTCCGAGACCGCGGTGATCGTCATCGCCGTCGTGCTGGTGCTCGGGTGGCTCGTGTGGGTGTCTGCTACCCGCCTCGACCGCTTGCACCGCAAGGTGGTCGCGTCCCGGCTCGCCCTCGACGCCCAGCTGCTCCGACGGTCCGCCGTCGCGGCCGAGCTCGCGACCTCGGGCGTGCTCGACCCCGTGAGCTCCGTGCTCCTGCTCGAGGCGACCCGGGACGCCTCCTCGGGCTCCTCCGACGGTGAGCGCGAGCTCGCCGTCGCGGTCCCCGACCTGGAGCCCCTCGTCCGCGAGCCGCAGGCCGACGGCCGCGCCGGCCGCGGCCCCTCGCGCGGGACCGTCTCCCGGGCGCTCGAGGGCGACCTCGGCGACGAGAGGTCGCAGGCCGAGAGCACCCTGTCGTCGACCCTGCGTGCCGTGCTCGACGACCCGGCCGAGGTCGAGGACCTCTACGAGCTCCCCGAGGCCGGGGTGCTGCTCGACGACCTCGCGGGTGCCTGGTACCGCGTGCAGCTCGCCCGCCGGTTCCACAACGAGGCCGTCGACCAGGCGCAGCGCATGCGGGCCAAGGTCCTCGTGCGTGCGGTCCGCCTGGCCGGTCGCGCCTCCATGCCGCAGACGGTCGAGCTCGACGACACCTGGCCGGTGGCGCTGCGCCGCCCGCGTGCGATGCCCGGGGCCACCGGTGGAGCCTGACGCACCGGTCGAGCCTGGCGGCCAGCCGGTCGACCAGCGCGACGACCAGCGCGAGCTGCAGGACGCGCAGGAGCGCAGCCTGCAGCTCGACGCCGGGTGGACGGTCGGGCCCACAGGCCTGCGGACACGCTCTGCGGCGCGCGTGATCCTCGTCGACGAGCAGGACCGCGTGCTGCTGGTCCGCGGGCACGACGCCGACGAGCCGACCCGGCACTGGTGGTTCACCGTCGGCGGCGGCATCGACCCGGGGGAGACGTCCCGGGAGGCCGCGGTCCGCGAGGTCTTCGAGGAGTCCGGGCTCCGGCTCTCCGTCGAGGAGCTCGTCGGCCCCGTGGTGACCCGGTCGGCGATCTTCGACTTCGCCCGCGAGAGCTGCCTGCAGCACGAGGAGTTCTTCTACGCGCGGGTGACGCACGACGGCACGCTGGTCCGCGACGGCTGGACCGAGATCGAGGCCGGGTTCATCGACGAGATGGCGTGGACCACCACCGCCGACCTGCGCAGCACCGAGGACGAGGTCTTCCCGCGCGAGCTCGCCGACATCGTCGACGGGCTGCTCGGCGGGTGGGACGGCGTCGTCCGCGCGATCGGCCTGGAGCGCGACTAGCCACGAGCGTGCCCCGCCGTCCGGCAGGGTCAGGCACACTGGAGACCCCCGGGTACGAGAGGCACCACCGTCATGACGAGCTTCACCGACTTCTCCCTGCCCGCAGCCCTGTGCGACGAGCTCGCACGGCAGGGCATCACCACGCCCTTCCCGATCCAGGTCGCGACCCTGCCGGACACCCTCGCGGGCAAGGACGTCCTCGGCCGCGGCCGCACCGGGTCCGGCAAGACGCTCGCCTTCGCGCTGCCGCTGGTCACCCGGCTCGCGGCGACCAAGCCGCGGCGCGCCGTGCGCGTGCCGCGCGCGCTGGTGCTGTGCCCCACCCGCGAGCTGGCCAACCAGATCGAGGCGACCCTCGCGCCGCTCGCACGGTCGCTCGGGCTCGTCACCACCGTCATCTACGGCGGGGTGACGCAGCGGCGCCAGGTGTCGGCGCTCAACGGCGGCGTCGACGTCGTCATCGCCTGCCCCGGACGGCTGGAGGACCTGCTCCAGCAGAAGGCGCTCACGCTCGAGGCCGTCGAGGTGTCGGTCATCGACGAGGCCGACCACATGGCCGAGCTCGGGTTCCTCCCCGGTGTGCGGCGCATCATGAAGAAGACCCCGCGGGGGAGCCAGCGGCTGCTGTTCAGCGCCACCCTCGACCACGGCGTCGACGAGCTCGTCGACCGCTTCCTCGACCGACCGGTGACGCACGTCGTCGAGAGCCCGCGGTCCTCCGGGGCGGCCATGACCCACCACGTGCTCGCCGTCCCCGACCCCGGGGAGAAGGCCGCCGTGGTCGCACGGCTCGCGTCGGGCACGGGGCGCCGGGTGCTCTTCACCCGGACCCGGCTGCAGGCCAAGAAGCTCGCCAAGATCCTCACCGCGCAGGGCATCCCCGCGGTCGAGCTGCACGGTGACCTCGCCCAGAACGTGCGCGAGCGCAACCTCGAGGCCTTCACCTCGGGGCTCGTCCGGGTGCTGGTCGCCACGGACGTCGCCGCCCGCGGCATCCACGTCGACGGCGTCGAGCTCGTGGTGCACGTGGACCCGCCGGCCGAGCACAAGTCCTACCTGCACCGCTCGGGCCGGACGGCTCGTGCCGGGCGCGCGGGCGACGTGGTGACGATCATGCTCCCCGAGCAGCAGGGCGAGGTGCGCGACCTGCTGCGCCTGGCCAAGATCACGGCGAAGCACCAGCAGGTGACCGTGGGCGACGTCGTCGTGACCCGGCTGGTCGGCGAGGTGGCGCCGTTCGTGCGGCCGTCGAGGACCACCGGCTCGGGCCAGGCGCTCCGCTCGGCCCGAGCACCGCGGGTCCCGGGCGAGGAGGCCCCCGCCGTCAGTAGCCCTGCGGTCGGTAGCCCGGCGGCGGGTAGCCGTAGCCGGAGGCCGACGACGCCGCGACCTTCTTCTGGTTCGAGCGGCGCACGCCCCACCAGATCGCACCGGCGACCGTGAGCGCGAGCCCGAGCAGGCCGCCGAGGACACCGGCGACCACGAGGACCACCCCGACCCCGATGTCGCGGGCGAGGCCCTCGACCGCGCTCGGGTCGACCACGGCGACGTCCCAGGACCGGGTCTGCGACGAGACCACGTCGATCGTGTAGGTCCCGGCCGGGCCGGCGGTGAACGACGCGAAGCGGGTGACCGAGGCACCGTTGAGGTCCAGGTCCGTCGAGTCGTCCTCGGGCACCACCCGGGTCGGACTGCCGTCCGGCGCGGTGACCTCCGTCGACGACGGCATGGTGCGCCCGCTCGTGCGGTCGATCGAGACGAGGGAGTAGGTGCGCCCGGCCTCGGCGTCGAGCTCGAGCGGCTGGCCGGCCTCGCCCCGCGCGATGACGATCGACCCCGGGCCGCCGTCCAGCGGGTCGGCGACCACGTCGGCGATCGACCGGATGCCGATGATCAGGAGGACGGTCGCCACGACGAGAGCCAGCACGCCCAGGAGAGTGAGCACCCGGCCGCCCGTCGTCGAGGTCTTCGGGGTGCGGAGCGAGTAGGGGCCGCCTGCCGGCTGCCACCGTCCTGGTGGGGGAGACGTGTACGGCTGGCTCATCAGGGGTGCTCCGTGCGGTCGAGGGCGGGTCGCGGTCGTCGGGTCTGGTGAGGTGCGCACGGTCCTCGACGAGGAGTCGAGCGTAGCGCTCGGCGGGCTGCCCGCCAGGGGGACCGGTCACCATCGAGCCGACCGAGCCGCGCCGGGCGCAGCCCGCCCGACCGCACCGCTGCTCGACTCCCGGTAAGATCGACGCAGTCCGGCGCGGCTGCGCCGAGCGAACGACACGCGCGGGCACCGGTCAGCACCGACCGGAGCCGGTCCGCGGAGCCGGCCGCTCGACGCCGCAGGGCGCCACAGCAGCTGTCCGAACCGATCGTTCGCAAGGAGTACTCAGGCATGTCAGGTCACTCCAAATGGGCCACCACGAAGCACAAGAAGGCGGTCATCGACGCCAAGCGTGGCAAGCTCTTCGCCAAGCTCATCAAGAACATCGAGGTGGCCGCCCGCACGGGCGGCGGTGACATCAACGGCAACCCGACGCTCTTCGACGCGGTCCAGAAGGCCAAGAAGACCTCTGTCCCGAACGACAACATCGAGCGCGCGCTCAAGCGCGGCTCCGGCCAGGAGGCCGGCGGCGCCGACTACCAGACGATCATGTACGAGGGCTACGGCCCCGGCGGCATCGCCTTCCTCGTCGAGTGCCTCACCGACAACAAGAACCGCGCGGCCGCCGAGGTCCGCATCGCGTTCACCCGCAACGGCGGCCAGCTGGCCGACCCCGGGTCCGTCTCCTACCTGTTCTCCCGCAAGGGCGTCGTCATCGTGCCCAAGGACGGCACCGACGAGGACTCGGTCCTCGAGGCCGTCCTCGAGGCCGGTGGCGAAGAGGTCAACGACCTCGGCGAGTCCTTCGAGGTGCTCTCCGAGGCCACGGACCTCGTCGCGGTCCGCACCGCGCTCCAGGAGGCCGGCATCGAGTACGACTCGGCCGACGTCGTCTTCCACCCCTCGATGCAGGTCGAGGTCGACGCCGAGGGCGCCCGCAAGGCGCTCCGCCTCGTCGACGCCCTCGAGGACTCCGACGACGTGCAGAACGTCTTCGCCAACTTCGACGCCTCCGACGAGGTCATGGCGGAGCTCGAGAACGACGACTGACGCGTCGTGCGAGTCCTGGGCGTCGACCCTGGCCTGACCCGCTGCGGCATCGGTGTCGTGGACTCCGTGACGGGGCGCCGTGCGCGCCTCGTCGCGGTCGGCGTCGCCATGTCGCCACCGACCGACACCGTCGACGCCCGGCTGCTGCAGATCGCGACCGAGCTCGACGCGTGGATGGACGCGCACACGCCCGACGTCGTGGCGGTCGAGCGGGTCTTCGCCCAGCACAACGTCTCGACCGTCATGGGGACCGCGCAGGTGGCGGGCCTGGCGATGGTGGCGGCCGCGCGCCGTGGGGTGCCCGTCGCGATGCACACCCCGAGCGAGGTCAAGGCCGCGGTCACCGGCAGCGGGCGGGCGGGCAAGGAGCAGGTGCAGAAGATGGTCGCCCAGATCCTCGGGCTGTCCGAGGTCCCGCGCCCGGCCGACGCCGCCGACGCTCTCGCCCTGGCGATCTGCCACCTCTGGCGCCCGTCGGCGATCCTCGACAAGGCCGAGCGGTTCGCCCAGACGCCGGCGCAGCGGGCATGGGCGGCGGCCGAGCAGTCGGCGCGTCGTGCGAAGGGCACCCGGTAGCGGTTGTTACGGTTGTTCGTACACATGTTCGTCCCAGCAGATCGGTGAGACCGTGATCGCGTCCCTGTCCGGAACCGTCCAGACCGTCCGTCTGGACAGTGCCGTCCTGAACGTCGCCGGCATCGGCTACCTCGTCTACGCGACCCCCGCGACGCTCGCGACGCTGCGGGTCGGCGCCGAGGCCTCGGTCGCCACGTCGCTCGTGGTCCGCGAGGACTCGCTCACCCTCTACGGCTTCTCGGACGACGACGAGCGTTCCGTCTTCGAGGCCTCGCAGACGGTCAGCGGTGTCGGTCCCCGCCTGGCCCTCGCGATGCTCGCCGTCCACACCCCCGACGGGCTGCGCCGTGCGCTGGCCGGTGGCGACGTCAAGGCGCTCACCCGTGTCCCGGGGATCGGTGCCAAGGGTGCGCAGCGTCTCATCCTCGAGCTGGGCGACAAGCTCGGGCAGCCGACCGGGCTCGACGGCGGGTCCGTCGCGCCCACCGCCGGCCTCGGGGACCAGCGCGACCAGGTGGTCGAGGCGCTCGTGAGCCTGGGGTGGTCCGCGAAGGTCGCCGAGGACGCGATCGGCACGGTCCTGGCAGAGTCGGGCGCCACCTCTGTGACGACCTCCGACGTCCCCGTCGTGCTCCGGTCCGCGCTCAAGGTCCTCGGTGGCCACCGTGGATGAGGTCGACGCGGACGCGTACGGGCTCGACCTCGCGGCGGACCGGTTGACAGGCTCGGACGCGAGCGACCTCGAGCGGGCGGCCGAGGCGGCCCTCCGCCCGCGACGCCTCGACGAGTTCGTCGGGCAGCGCGTGGTCCGCGACCAGCTCTCCCTCGTGCTCGACGCGGCGATCGGCCGCGGCTCCTCGCCCGACCACGTCCTGCTCTCGGGACCGCCCGGGCTCGGCAAGACGACCCTCGCGATGATCATCGCCGCCGAGCTGGGTGCGTCCCTGCGCGTGACGTCGGGACCGGCGATCCAGCACGCGGGCGACCTCGCGGCCG
This genomic interval carries:
- a CDS encoding HIT family protein; this translates as MSEQASDHPGEPDGLERLWTPHRMVYIGGQDKPADASSDECPFCRVPSLSDEDGLVVARGEHAYVVLNLYPYNSGHLLVCPYRHVADYTDLTTDEVVEVAELTRTAMSVVRAVSGPHGFNLGMNQGAVAGAGIAAHLHQHVVPRWAGDANFLPVVGRTKALPQLLSQTRDLFADAWPATPHTTTTTPEDEPC
- the pgsA gene encoding phosphatidylinositol phosphate synthase, whose product is MLSRLRGLMGRLFHPLAKALLAAKVSPDAVTVFGTVGVLVTALWAFPTDHLVAGAVIIGLFAFLDSLDGTMARLAGRSGSWGAFLDSTLDRLADAAIFCGLAAYFLLHHDGPTRVWGAAAAIACLVVGSMVSYARARAEGLGMTADVGIAERAERLVVSLVAAGVVGLGLPVVVLVVALVVLALASVVTVGQRVATVHRQALAATAAEPSTTVEG
- a CDS encoding phosphatidylinositol mannoside acyltransferase — its product is MALDAGRLFHLAWRHAGAVPAPVLRGVTVVAADVVWLMRTGGVQQLTRNLARARPTASPRELRRLARAGMRSYMRYYGEAFVMRHATPEQVEARVRVVGYDETRELVAAGVTPVIALSHQGNWDLAGVYASVHIAPVLTVAERLEPPELYEEFKAFREDLGMEILTAGDPGVFRSLLRAAQKPGRIVCLLADRDLSHRGVEVDYLGARARVAAGPAALAVSTGAPLMAAGIYYERLTGARRAAAGTPWGIVIRFHPSIPVPAEGTTKERVQVVTQRWVDDLAGDIRAHPQDWHMLQKVFVEDLDAARYARTVQKSES
- a CDS encoding glycosyltransferase family 4 protein, with the protein product MPTRSLRVGIVCPYSFDVPGGVQFHIRDLAEALMAQGHTVSVLAPADEDTPIPDYITSAGKAIPVKYNGSVARMTFGPRTAAKVRRWLKEGQFDVLHLHEPVTPSLSMLALWIARGPIVATMHTALIRSRALQAAYPLVRQSLEKISARIAVSEDARRTLVEHMGGDAVVIPNGVYVDTFEQAEADPRWVGTAEAPTIAFLGRLDEPRKGLPVLTRAVPEILRAVPGARFLVAGRGDDGRDAALAELGEHASSVEFLGSITDEDKAALLSSVDLYIAPQTGGESFGIVLVEAMSAGACVVASDLGAFERVLDDGRAGYVFQVGDSADLARTVLQALSDPEERARRTALASTAVRQYDWSTVTSQVLTVYEMVLEASRALGGVEEDPTSVTGRRRGGRTEVAR
- a CDS encoding NUDIX hydrolase: MEPDAPVEPGGQPVDQRDDQRELQDAQERSLQLDAGWTVGPTGLRTRSAARVILVDEQDRVLLVRGHDADEPTRHWWFTVGGGIDPGETSREAAVREVFEESGLRLSVEELVGPVVTRSAIFDFARESCLQHEEFFYARVTHDGTLVRDGWTEIEAGFIDEMAWTTTADLRSTEDEVFPRELADIVDGLLGGWDGVVRAIGLERD
- a CDS encoding DEAD/DEAH box helicase; translated protein: MTSFTDFSLPAALCDELARQGITTPFPIQVATLPDTLAGKDVLGRGRTGSGKTLAFALPLVTRLAATKPRRAVRVPRALVLCPTRELANQIEATLAPLARSLGLVTTVIYGGVTQRRQVSALNGGVDVVIACPGRLEDLLQQKALTLEAVEVSVIDEADHMAELGFLPGVRRIMKKTPRGSQRLLFSATLDHGVDELVDRFLDRPVTHVVESPRSSGAAMTHHVLAVPDPGEKAAVVARLASGTGRRVLFTRTRLQAKKLAKILTAQGIPAVELHGDLAQNVRERNLEAFTSGLVRVLVATDVAARGIHVDGVELVVHVDPPAEHKSYLHRSGRTARAGRAGDVVTIMLPEQQGEVRDLLRLAKITAKHQQVTVGDVVVTRLVGEVAPFVRPSRTTGSGQALRSARAPRVPGEEAPAVSSPAVGSPAAGSRSRRPTTPRPSSGSSGARPTRSHRRP
- a CDS encoding YebC/PmpR family DNA-binding transcriptional regulator, which produces MSGHSKWATTKHKKAVIDAKRGKLFAKLIKNIEVAARTGGGDINGNPTLFDAVQKAKKTSVPNDNIERALKRGSGQEAGGADYQTIMYEGYGPGGIAFLVECLTDNKNRAAAEVRIAFTRNGGQLADPGSVSYLFSRKGVVIVPKDGTDEDSVLEAVLEAGGEEVNDLGESFEVLSEATDLVAVRTALQEAGIEYDSADVVFHPSMQVEVDAEGARKALRLVDALEDSDDVQNVFANFDASDEVMAELENDD
- the ruvC gene encoding crossover junction endodeoxyribonuclease RuvC, with product MRVLGVDPGLTRCGIGVVDSVTGRRARLVAVGVAMSPPTDTVDARLLQIATELDAWMDAHTPDVVAVERVFAQHNVSTVMGTAQVAGLAMVAAARRGVPVAMHTPSEVKAAVTGSGRAGKEQVQKMVAQILGLSEVPRPADAADALALAICHLWRPSAILDKAERFAQTPAQRAWAAAEQSARRAKGTR
- the ruvA gene encoding Holliday junction branch migration protein RuvA, which gives rise to MIASLSGTVQTVRLDSAVLNVAGIGYLVYATPATLATLRVGAEASVATSLVVREDSLTLYGFSDDDERSVFEASQTVSGVGPRLALAMLAVHTPDGLRRALAGGDVKALTRVPGIGAKGAQRLILELGDKLGQPTGLDGGSVAPTAGLGDQRDQVVEALVSLGWSAKVAEDAIGTVLAESGATSVTTSDVPVVLRSALKVLGGHRG